Proteins encoded within one genomic window of Pseudomonas cannabina:
- a CDS encoding glycerophosphoryl diester phosphodiesterase: MSKQSPLVRSPLIAHRGAKAYVPENTLLALEKAAECGAEWVEIDVKLTRDGQPVVIHDDLLDRTSNGRGAVVLHDLDAIRKLDAGSWFAPEFAGLQIPTFEEIVACALRLNLGLQVELKPTIGDDVETAEVVMPILKRLWPTDNDQLFVSSFSVRSLTAARRLWAEVPLAIASVVTPADPAALLAEYDCRILHVLDDMLDDHHLGRLKSSGIEFAVATINSPERARYLLEHGAQSILSDYPDLLSLPNGDRLQ; the protein is encoded by the coding sequence ATGTCAAAACAATCGCCTCTCGTCCGCTCGCCGCTGATCGCTCATCGCGGCGCCAAGGCCTACGTGCCTGAAAACACCCTGCTGGCCCTCGAAAAAGCTGCCGAATGCGGCGCCGAGTGGGTCGAGATCGATGTGAAACTGACTCGCGACGGCCAGCCGGTGGTCATTCATGACGACCTGTTGGACCGAACCAGCAACGGGCGCGGCGCAGTGGTACTGCATGATCTGGATGCCATTCGCAAGCTGGACGCGGGCAGTTGGTTCGCACCTGAATTCGCGGGCCTGCAGATCCCCACGTTCGAAGAAATCGTGGCCTGCGCCTTGCGCCTGAACCTTGGCCTGCAAGTGGAACTCAAGCCAACCATTGGCGACGACGTGGAGACCGCAGAGGTCGTCATGCCGATCCTCAAGCGACTGTGGCCGACCGACAACGACCAGTTATTTGTCTCCAGTTTTTCGGTACGCTCACTCACCGCCGCGCGCCGGTTGTGGGCCGAGGTGCCCCTGGCAATCGCCTCTGTCGTCACGCCCGCTGACCCGGCCGCCTTGCTCGCCGAATATGACTGCCGGATCCTTCATGTACTTGACGACATGCTCGATGACCATCACCTTGGTCGCCTGAAAAGCAGCGGCATCGAATTCGCCGTCGCTACCATCAACAGCCCGGAACGCGCGCGCTACCTGCTTGAACACGGCGCGCAGTCAATTCTCAGCGACTACCCGGACCTGCTGAGCCTGCCCAATGGAGACCGTCTGCAATGA
- a CDS encoding inositol monophosphatase family protein: MNNRLSVAMQAVENATGLAMAYFNDRHTLDVTTKNPQDLVSRADFEVEQLLRAELSKHFPDDAILGEEMGGGFITDGWVIDPIDGTGNYLRGTPLWGIAVAYMSVGVPEIGVVAYPALGYTLAARTGDGLLRNGVPFVRPQPPEHLRIAGVGENTRWDAEELGKLQLNLRQQGWGLAGYRCATIGLAFAALGQTDGYMEKFTSLWDIAAGAVICREAGLLCEIEGEQKQGSMTVMVGGEELMGIFAG; the protein is encoded by the coding sequence ATGAACAACCGACTCAGCGTCGCGATGCAAGCCGTAGAAAATGCCACCGGCCTGGCCATGGCTTACTTCAACGACCGCCACACGCTCGACGTCACCACCAAAAACCCGCAAGACCTCGTCTCCCGTGCCGACTTTGAAGTGGAACAACTGCTCCGCGCAGAACTGAGCAAACACTTCCCCGACGACGCCATCCTCGGCGAAGAAATGGGTGGCGGATTCATCACCGACGGCTGGGTCATCGACCCTATCGACGGCACCGGCAACTACCTGCGCGGCACCCCGCTGTGGGGCATCGCCGTAGCCTACATGTCGGTCGGCGTGCCAGAAATCGGCGTCGTCGCCTACCCGGCCCTGGGCTACACACTGGCCGCCCGCACCGGCGATGGCTTGCTGCGCAACGGCGTCCCTTTCGTCCGCCCGCAACCGCCAGAACACCTGCGCATTGCCGGCGTGGGCGAAAACACCCGCTGGGACGCCGAAGAGCTGGGCAAGCTGCAATTGAACCTCCGCCAACAAGGCTGGGGCCTGGCCGGCTACCGCTGCGCCACCATCGGCCTGGCCTTCGCCGCGCTGGGTCAAACGGATGGGTACATGGAGAAATTCACCAGCCTGTGGGACATCGCTGCGGGTGCGGTGATTTGTCGTGAGGCGGGGTTGTTGTGTGAGATTGAAGGCGAACAGAAGCAAGGCTCGATGACAGTGATGGTCGGGGGTGAGGAACTGATGGGGATTTTTGCGGGGTGA
- the uvrA gene encoding excinuclease ABC subunit UvrA, with protein MDKILIRGARTHNLKNIDLTLPRDKLIVITGLSGSGKSSLAFDTLYAEGQRRYVESLSAYARQFLSMMEKPDVDTIEGLSPAISIEQKSTSHNPRSTVGTITEIYDYLRLLYARVGQPRCPDHDIPLEAQPVSQMVDLVLTQPEGSKLMLLAPVIRERKGEHLSVFEELRAQGFVRARVNGKLCELDELPKLDKQKKHSIDVVVDRFKVRADLQQRLAESFETALKLADGIALVAPMDDEPGEEVIFSARFACPICGHAISELEPKLFSFNNPAGACPTCDGLGVKQFFDIKRLVNAELTLAEGAIRGWDRRNVYYFQMLGSLSKHYGFSLEVPFKELGADMQKILLNGSGSQNVDFRYLNDRGDIVKRAHPFEGIVPNLERRYRETESATVREELAKFLGTQPCPDCRGTRLRREARHVWVGEKTLPAVTNLPIGDATQYFDTLKLTGRRGEIADKILKEIRERLQFLVNVGLDYLTLDRSADTLSGGEAQRIRLASQIGAGLVGVMYILDEPSIGLHQRDNDRLLGTLKHLRDIGNTVIVVEHDEDAIRLADYVVDIGPGAGVHGGHIVAEGTPDEVMAHPDSLTGKYLSGRVKIAVPAKRTPRNKKLSLTLKGARGNNLQNVNLEIPIGLLTCVTGVSGSGKSTLINNTLFPLSATALNGATTLEAATHDSINGLQHLDKVVDIDQSPIGRTPRSNPATYTGLFTPIRELFAGVPESRSRGYGPGRFSFNVKGGRCEACQGDGLIKVEMHFLPDIYVPCDVCKSKRYNRETLEVKYKGRNIHEVLEMTIEEAREFFDAVPALARKLQTLMDVGLSYIKLGQSATTLSGGEAQRVKLSRELSKRDTGKTLYILDEPTTGLHFADIQQLLDVLHRLRDHGNTVVVIEHNLDVIKTADWLVDLGPEGGSRGGQIIATGTPEQVAEMKQSYTGHYLKPLLIRDKA; from the coding sequence GTGGACAAGATCCTGATACGTGGGGCACGAACCCACAACCTGAAAAATATTGACCTGACACTTCCCCGCGACAAACTGATCGTTATTACCGGGCTCTCCGGCTCAGGCAAGTCTTCGCTGGCTTTCGATACGCTGTACGCCGAAGGGCAACGCCGCTACGTCGAATCGCTGTCGGCCTATGCCCGGCAGTTTCTGTCGATGATGGAAAAACCGGACGTCGACACGATTGAAGGTCTGTCGCCTGCGATTTCCATCGAGCAGAAGTCGACGTCGCATAACCCGCGCTCGACCGTGGGCACGATCACCGAAATTTACGACTACCTGCGCCTTCTGTACGCGCGGGTTGGGCAGCCACGTTGCCCGGATCACGATATTCCGCTGGAAGCCCAGCCCGTCAGCCAGATGGTTGATCTGGTACTGACCCAGCCTGAAGGCAGCAAATTGATGCTGCTGGCGCCGGTCATTCGTGAGCGCAAAGGTGAACACCTTTCGGTCTTCGAAGAGCTGCGTGCTCAGGGTTTCGTCCGGGCGCGGGTGAACGGCAAGCTGTGTGAGCTGGATGAGCTGCCGAAGCTGGACAAGCAGAAGAAGCATTCCATCGATGTGGTGGTGGACCGCTTCAAGGTTCGCGCAGACCTGCAACAGCGTCTGGCTGAATCTTTTGAAACCGCACTGAAGCTGGCAGATGGCATTGCCTTGGTCGCGCCGATGGACGACGAGCCGGGTGAGGAAGTGATTTTCTCCGCGCGCTTCGCGTGTCCGATCTGCGGCCATGCGATCAGCGAGCTGGAGCCGAAGCTGTTCTCCTTCAACAACCCGGCCGGTGCATGCCCGACCTGCGATGGCTTGGGTGTGAAGCAGTTCTTCGACATCAAGCGTTTGGTGAATGCCGAGCTGACCCTGGCCGAGGGCGCGATACGAGGCTGGGACAGGCGTAACGTCTATTACTTCCAGATGCTGGGTTCGCTGTCCAAGCACTATGGCTTCAGCCTTGAGGTGCCGTTCAAAGAGCTGGGCGCCGACATGCAGAAGATCCTGCTCAACGGCAGTGGCTCGCAAAATGTCGACTTCCGCTATCTGAATGACCGCGGCGATATCGTCAAGCGCGCGCACCCGTTCGAAGGCATCGTGCCGAATCTGGAACGTCGCTATCGGGAAACCGAATCGGCAACCGTGCGCGAAGAGCTGGCCAAGTTCCTCGGTACACAGCCCTGCCCTGACTGCCGTGGCACTCGCCTGCGTCGCGAGGCACGTCATGTGTGGGTGGGTGAAAAGACCTTGCCAGCGGTGACCAACCTGCCGATTGGCGATGCAACGCAGTATTTCGACACACTGAAACTGACCGGACGACGCGGTGAAATTGCCGACAAGATCCTCAAGGAAATTCGTGAGCGCCTGCAATTTCTGGTGAACGTCGGCCTGGACTACCTGACGCTGGATCGCAGTGCGGACACGCTGTCTGGCGGCGAAGCCCAGAGGATTCGTCTGGCCAGCCAGATTGGTGCGGGTCTGGTCGGGGTGATGTACATCCTCGACGAACCGTCGATTGGCCTGCATCAGCGCGATAACGATCGTCTGCTGGGCACGCTCAAGCATCTGCGCGATATCGGCAATACGGTGATTGTGGTCGAGCACGACGAGGATGCGATTCGTCTGGCCGACTATGTGGTCGACATCGGCCCGGGTGCCGGCGTGCATGGCGGTCATATCGTCGCAGAAGGTACACCGGACGAAGTCATGGCGCACCCTGACTCACTGACCGGCAAATACTTGTCAGGCCGGGTGAAGATCGCCGTGCCGGCCAAGCGTACACCGCGCAATAAAAAGCTCTCGCTGACCCTCAAAGGCGCACGTGGCAATAACCTGCAGAACGTGAACCTTGAGATACCGATTGGTTTGCTGACCTGTGTGACGGGTGTTTCCGGATCGGGCAAGTCGACGCTGATCAACAACACCTTGTTCCCGCTCAGCGCCACGGCACTTAACGGCGCAACGACGCTTGAGGCTGCGACTCACGACAGCATCAACGGCCTGCAGCACCTGGACAAGGTCGTGGACATCGATCAGAGCCCTATCGGTCGTACGCCACGTTCCAACCCGGCGACCTACACCGGGCTGTTCACGCCGATTCGCGAACTGTTCGCCGGCGTGCCGGAATCCCGCTCGCGAGGCTACGGGCCGGGCCGGTTCTCGTTCAACGTCAAGGGCGGTCGCTGCGAGGCATGCCAGGGCGACGGTCTGATCAAGGTCGAGATGCATTTTCTGCCGGACATCTACGTGCCGTGCGATGTGTGCAAGAGCAAGCGTTACAACCGCGAAACGCTTGAGGTCAAGTACAAGGGCAGGAACATCCACGAAGTGCTGGAGATGACCATCGAGGAAGCCCGCGAGTTCTTCGACGCCGTTCCCGCCTTGGCGCGCAAGCTGCAAACCCTGATGGATGTGGGGCTCTCCTACATCAAGCTGGGGCAGTCGGCGACGACGTTGTCGGGGGGTGAGGCGCAGCGGGTCAAGTTGTCGCGCGAGCTGTCCAAGCGCGATACCGGCAAGACGCTGTACATTCTCGACGAGCCGACTACCGGCTTGCACTTCGCCGATATTCAGCAATTGCTGGATGTTCTGCATCGTCTGCGCGACCACGGCAACACGGTGGTGGTGATCGAGCACAACCTGGATGTGATCAAGACTGCGGACTGGCTGGTTGATCTTGGGCCGGAAGGCGGGTCGAGGGGTGGACAGATCATCGCGACGGGTACACCTGAACAGGTCGCCGAGATGAAGCAGTCTTACACCGGGCATTACCTCAAGCCGCTGTTGATCAGAGACAAGGCATAA
- a CDS encoding fatty acid desaturase produces MDSSESIAATPAAKTAYIQNAIKVASVDLRKNHPVLEKQNAIGASILCFALLLMTTRTALYINQVIPWWVCVLANAFFASLTHELEHDLIHYLYFRKNRIAHNLMLGLAWLARPTTINPWVRRQHHFNHHKFSGTEADLEERTLSNGTPWGILRFFMICDLMLSTSVMIARETGWKSKVRLLLAGAKAYVPLTVLSWSMWYVFLVFHTVDYFNGAPGLYAATHGLSTLVAVMNTLVVVLIAPNVLRSFCLHFITSNIHYYGDVDPKNFITQTQVLNNPWFWPLQLFCFNFGSTHGIHHFVVGEPFYVRQLTARHAHQAMREMGVRFNDVASFFRANRWGVAETP; encoded by the coding sequence ATGGATTCTTCAGAAAGCATTGCTGCCACCCCAGCAGCAAAAACGGCTTATATTCAAAACGCAATAAAAGTCGCGTCAGTTGACCTTAGAAAGAATCATCCGGTTTTGGAAAAGCAAAACGCGATAGGTGCAAGCATTCTGTGTTTCGCCTTATTGCTAATGACAACCCGCACGGCTCTTTATATCAATCAGGTCATTCCTTGGTGGGTATGCGTTTTGGCAAATGCTTTCTTTGCCTCGCTGACGCATGAGCTGGAGCACGACCTGATTCACTACCTGTATTTCCGCAAAAACCGCATCGCCCATAACCTGATGCTCGGGTTGGCGTGGCTCGCCAGGCCGACGACGATCAACCCGTGGGTTCGACGCCAGCACCATTTCAATCACCATAAGTTTTCGGGCACTGAGGCTGATCTGGAGGAGCGTACGCTGTCGAATGGCACGCCGTGGGGTATTCTGCGATTTTTCATGATCTGCGATCTGATGCTTTCAACCTCAGTGATGATCGCGCGCGAGACCGGGTGGAAAAGCAAGGTCAGGCTTCTGCTGGCGGGGGCCAAGGCATATGTTCCGCTTACCGTGTTGAGCTGGAGTATGTGGTATGTTTTTCTTGTGTTCCATACCGTGGATTACTTCAATGGCGCGCCGGGGCTCTATGCTGCAACGCATGGGCTAAGTACGCTGGTGGCCGTAATGAATACGCTGGTCGTCGTGCTCATTGCCCCCAATGTACTGAGAAGCTTTTGTCTCCACTTCATTACTTCAAATATTCATTATTATGGTGATGTCGATCCTAAAAACTTTATAACTCAGACACAGGTTTTGAATAATCCATGGTTCTGGCCGTTGCAATTATTTTGCTTCAATTTCGGTTCGACTCATGGGATTCATCACTTTGTGGTCGGCGAGCCTTTTTATGTCCGGCAACTGACGGCCAGACACGCGCATCAGGCGATGCGCGAAATGGGCGTCAGGTTCAATGATGTTGCTTCGTTCTTTCGTGCGAACCGCTGGGGCGTTGCAGAAACCCCCTGA
- a CDS encoding carbohydrate ABC transporter permease — MKPRAHFPQPRMALLFALPQLLALGLFFYWPAVQALWWSFHLVPPFGGNEVFVGLSNYWRVLKDPGVLASLGSTLVFSLSSVVLSIVIALVLALCLELKLRGNALFRNLLIWPYAVSSATIGIVFHVLANPVMGIFSWFNAIAPGTWAPYANPMQSMLLLIVAYAWCLVPFNFVMLVASLKSVPDDYLAAAALDGAGPLRRMLDIQLPLIAPYLLFVFVIGLLESLSNSFGLVDTLTHGGPGDTTNVLAYKIYTDGFMGLDLAGSSTLSVLMLLAVVVLSVVQFKLMSHFKRRGVKA, encoded by the coding sequence ATGAAGCCCCGCGCGCACTTTCCCCAGCCGCGCATGGCGCTGCTGTTCGCCCTGCCGCAATTGCTGGCGCTCGGGCTGTTTTTCTACTGGCCTGCGGTCCAGGCGCTCTGGTGGTCGTTTCATCTGGTGCCGCCCTTTGGTGGCAATGAGGTATTTGTCGGCCTGAGCAATTACTGGCGCGTGCTGAAGGACCCCGGCGTCCTCGCATCGTTGGGCTCGACGCTGGTGTTCAGCCTGTCGAGCGTGGTGCTTTCGATCGTCATCGCGCTGGTGCTTGCCTTGTGTCTTGAGCTGAAACTGCGTGGCAATGCGCTGTTTCGCAACCTGCTGATCTGGCCCTACGCGGTCTCGAGCGCCACCATCGGTATCGTCTTTCATGTGTTGGCCAATCCGGTGATGGGCATTTTTTCCTGGTTCAACGCGATAGCACCCGGTACCTGGGCGCCCTACGCCAACCCGATGCAGAGCATGCTGCTGTTGATCGTGGCTTACGCGTGGTGCCTGGTGCCGTTCAACTTCGTGATGCTGGTCGCCAGCCTGAAGTCAGTGCCGGACGATTACCTCGCCGCCGCAGCGCTGGACGGCGCCGGTCCGTTACGGCGCATGCTGGATATTCAGTTGCCGCTGATCGCGCCGTATCTGCTGTTCGTGTTCGTCATCGGCTTGCTGGAAAGCCTGTCCAACAGTTTCGGCCTGGTCGACACCCTGACGCACGGCGGGCCGGGCGATACCACCAACGTGCTGGCTTACAAAATCTACACCGACGGTTTCATGGGGCTGGACCTGGCGGGCTCGTCGACACTTTCGGTGCTCATGCTGCTGGCGGTCGTGGTGCTGAGCGTTGTCCAGTTCAAACTCATGTCGCACTTCAAGCGCCGTGGGGTGAAAGCATGA
- a CDS encoding single-stranded DNA-binding protein, whose translation MARGVNKVILVGTCGQDPEVRYLPNGNAVTNLSLATSEQWTDKQTGQKVEKTEWHRVSMFGKVAEIAGEYLRKGSQVYIEGKLQTREWEKDGIKRYTTEIVVDMQGTMQLLGGRPQGDAQQGQGGGGNYNQSAPRPQQSRPQQSAPQQSAPQQNYNQQPPQQRDSRPAPQQQAPQPAADFDSFDDDIPF comes from the coding sequence ATGGCCCGTGGGGTTAACAAAGTCATATTGGTCGGTACATGCGGCCAGGATCCCGAAGTTCGCTACTTGCCTAACGGTAACGCCGTGACCAACCTGAGTCTGGCAACCAGCGAACAATGGACTGACAAGCAGACCGGCCAGAAGGTCGAAAAGACCGAATGGCACCGTGTTTCGATGTTCGGCAAGGTTGCCGAAATCGCTGGCGAATACCTGCGCAAGGGTTCGCAGGTCTACATCGAAGGCAAGCTGCAGACCCGCGAGTGGGAAAAAGACGGCATCAAGCGTTACACCACTGAAATCGTCGTCGACATGCAAGGCACCATGCAACTGCTGGGCGGCCGTCCACAGGGCGACGCTCAACAAGGTCAGGGCGGTGGCGGCAACTACAACCAGTCCGCACCTCGTCCACAGCAGTCGCGCCCTCAGCAATCGGCGCCGCAGCAGTCCGCACCTCAGCAAAATTACAACCAGCAGCCGCCACAACAGCGCGACTCCCGACCAGCGCCGCAACAACAAGCGCCACAGCCTGCTGCTGATTTTGATAGCTTTGATGATGATATTCCGTTCTAG
- the alaE gene encoding L-alanine exporter AlaE, translating into MSYSTEDRSDRWRSFAADTLALILFFTVTGILNERFIAGMAWEQVLHTRFLGAGLMVLTGRPYGLWRDWFMRFSGTSRSSRIVWDSLALVSFQVPIYAAILAICGANGEELLYGSLGVTVIMLTLGRPYGAFLNFVRGRFGLPDGGEKPMSLNM; encoded by the coding sequence TTGTCTTATTCAACTGAAGATCGAAGCGATCGTTGGCGATCTTTCGCTGCGGATACGCTGGCGCTGATCCTGTTTTTTACCGTTACAGGCATCCTTAACGAGCGATTCATTGCCGGGATGGCTTGGGAGCAGGTGCTTCATACCCGATTTTTAGGTGCCGGGCTTATGGTTCTGACTGGCCGCCCATATGGGCTTTGGCGAGACTGGTTCATGCGGTTTTCCGGTACGAGCCGAAGCTCCCGGATCGTGTGGGACTCGCTCGCTCTCGTAAGCTTCCAGGTCCCCATCTATGCAGCCATATTGGCAATTTGCGGGGCTAACGGCGAAGAACTGCTGTATGGATCGCTTGGTGTGACGGTAATCATGTTAACGCTGGGGCGCCCCTATGGAGCTTTCCTGAACTTCGTCAGAGGTCGTTTCGGCCTCCCGGACGGAGGAGAAAAGCCAATGTCGTTGAACATGTGA
- a CDS encoding MFS transporter — protein sequence MHDTHSERMSSGETRAAGGLALVFAFRMLGMFMVLPVLATYGMDLAGASPALIGLAIGAYGLTQAVLQIPFGILSDRIGRRPIIYFGLIIFAIGSVVAANADSIWGIIAGRVLQGAGAISAAVMALLSDLTREQHRTKAMAMIGMTIGLSFAVAMVIGPVITGAFGLSGLFLATGGMALLGILIVAFVVPKANGPLLHRESGVAKQALGATLRHPDLLRLDLGIFVLHAMLMSSFVALPLALVEKAGLPKEEHWWVYLTALLISFFAMIPFIIYGEKKRQMKRVLLGAVTVLMLAELFFWAFGDTLRALVIGTVVFFTAFNLLEASLPSLISKVSPAGGKGTAMGVYSTSQFLGSAAGGILGGWLFQHGGLDVVFLGGAAMAAVWLAFAVTMREPPYVTSLRLPLSPQAQREAGLAERLMSVAGVTDAVVVAEEAAIYIKLDTKLLDRASLEKLVNPASEACEA from the coding sequence ATGCACGATACCCACAGCGAGCGTATGAGTAGCGGCGAGACCCGCGCAGCAGGCGGTCTGGCCCTGGTGTTCGCGTTCCGCATGCTTGGCATGTTCATGGTTTTGCCGGTTCTGGCAACCTATGGCATGGACCTGGCGGGCGCGAGCCCTGCTCTGATTGGCCTGGCAATCGGCGCCTACGGCCTGACACAGGCGGTGTTGCAGATCCCGTTTGGAATACTTTCCGACCGGATCGGCCGGCGACCGATCATTTATTTCGGGCTGATCATCTTTGCCATCGGCAGCGTGGTGGCCGCCAACGCGGACTCGATCTGGGGCATTATCGCCGGCCGCGTCCTGCAAGGTGCCGGGGCCATTTCCGCCGCGGTCATGGCCTTGCTCTCCGACCTGACCCGCGAGCAGCATCGCACCAAAGCGATGGCCATGATCGGCATGACCATTGGCCTGTCGTTCGCTGTTGCCATGGTCATCGGCCCGGTGATCACCGGCGCGTTCGGACTGTCAGGCCTGTTCCTGGCAACCGGCGGCATGGCGCTGCTGGGTATCCTGATCGTCGCCTTCGTGGTGCCCAAGGCCAACGGTCCGTTGCTGCATCGGGAGTCCGGCGTCGCCAAACAGGCGCTGGGGGCAACCTTGCGGCACCCGGACCTGCTGCGCCTGGATTTGGGTATCTTCGTGTTGCACGCCATGCTCATGTCCAGCTTCGTGGCATTGCCACTGGCGCTGGTCGAAAAAGCCGGTTTGCCCAAGGAAGAACACTGGTGGGTCTACCTGACTGCCTTGCTGATTTCCTTCTTCGCGATGATTCCGTTCATCATCTATGGCGAGAAGAAGCGTCAAATGAAGCGCGTTCTGCTCGGCGCCGTCACCGTTTTGATGCTGGCTGAGCTATTCTTCTGGGCATTCGGAGACACGTTGCGGGCACTGGTCATCGGAACAGTGGTATTCTTCACGGCATTTAATTTGCTGGAAGCGTCCTTGCCGTCGCTGATCAGCAAGGTTTCACCGGCCGGCGGAAAAGGCACGGCGATGGGGGTTTATTCCACCAGCCAGTTTCTTGGTTCGGCCGCAGGTGGGATACTGGGCGGCTGGTTGTTCCAGCACGGTGGGCTCGATGTGGTGTTCCTTGGCGGTGCAGCCATGGCCGCCGTCTGGCTCGCCTTCGCAGTAACCATGCGCGAACCGCCTTACGTGACCAGCCTTCGTCTGCCGTTGTCGCCGCAGGCGCAGCGTGAAGCAGGCCTGGCAGAGCGTTTGATGTCCGTAGCAGGCGTGACAGATGCAGTGGTGGTTGCCGAAGAGGCGGCCATCTACATAAAACTCGACACAAAATTATTGGATCGTGCCTCTCTCGAAAAGCTGGTCAATCCAGCATCAGAAGCGTGCGAAGCCTAG
- a CDS encoding ABC transporter permease subunit, whose product MIEHNRLFNAVAYLLLTLGLIFALGPLYVAVCSATVSNSQLFSQGLAMIPGDQLLANLQQVTRRLDLLRLLGNSLLVATLVVIGKLTLSALTAFAVVYFRSRFTSVIFFAVLGALLLPLEVRIIPTYAVASDLFGPVRTVLQWLGIQWLPIPTINLLDSYPGLALPLIASATGTFLFRQFYQTLPAELVEAARMDGAGPWRFFVDILLPLSKTNFAALGTLVFIGAWKDYLWPLVATNREGMRTLVLGVATFLPTDATQIPEWNLLMTAAVVSMLPPVLVIAFMQRWFVKGLIGVGK is encoded by the coding sequence ATGATCGAGCACAATCGGCTGTTCAACGCGGTCGCCTACCTGCTGCTGACACTGGGCTTGATATTCGCGTTGGGGCCGCTGTATGTGGCGGTCTGCTCGGCAACGGTCAGCAACTCGCAGTTGTTCAGTCAAGGCCTTGCGATGATTCCCGGTGACCAGTTGCTGGCGAATCTGCAACAGGTCACCCGACGGCTGGACCTGTTGCGCTTGTTGGGCAACAGCCTGCTGGTCGCCACCCTGGTAGTCATCGGCAAGCTGACGCTTTCAGCATTGACCGCCTTCGCGGTGGTGTACTTTCGCAGCCGTTTCACCTCGGTGATTTTCTTCGCGGTGCTGGGTGCGCTGTTGCTGCCGCTGGAAGTGCGCATTATCCCGACCTACGCCGTGGCCAGCGATCTGTTCGGCCCTGTACGCACCGTTCTGCAATGGCTGGGCATTCAGTGGCTGCCGATACCCACGATCAATCTGCTCGACAGCTACCCCGGCCTTGCCCTGCCGCTGATTGCCTCGGCTACCGGTACGTTTCTGTTTCGCCAGTTTTACCAGACCCTGCCCGCCGAACTGGTCGAAGCGGCGCGCATGGATGGCGCCGGACCGTGGCGCTTTTTCGTCGATATTCTGCTGCCCTTGTCCAAGACCAACTTCGCAGCGCTCGGCACGCTGGTGTTCATCGGTGCCTGGAAAGACTACCTGTGGCCGTTGGTTGCGACCAATCGCGAGGGCATGCGCACGCTGGTGCTGGGTGTCGCCACCTTCCTGCCAACCGACGCCACGCAAATCCCCGAATGGAACCTGCTGATGACCGCCGCCGTGGTCAGCATGCTGCCCCCTGTCCTCGTCATTGCATTCATGCAGCGATGGTTCGTCAAAGGCCTGATTGGAGTCGGTAAATGA
- a CDS encoding ABC transporter ATP-binding protein, with amino-acid sequence MSSLTPIACAPHIVLKGLHKSYGAGQILHGLDLTFKAGELSVILGPSGCGKSTLLRLVAGLEDVSEGQVLMGGRDVTLLPPKERGCAMVFQNYALYPHMSVAENIGYALKLAGVSRKDRAQRIQACAASLGLEDLLQRKPGELSGGQRQRVAIGRALIRKPPVLLFDEPLCNLDSALRHEMRLLIRNLHQQTGATILYVTHDQTEAMTLADRVMILNKGHVEQVGTPADIYAQPASTFVAGFIGTPPMNLLPVHCLDDKVLMLADGQRLPVKLGIASNRAGKWLIGLRPEALTLNQEGMTAIVESVENLGSHSLLYCQLAGTRCVVSLAGRQHLTPGTQVRLAIGSTPLLFDIETGQRQLASFSQPAK; translated from the coding sequence ATGAGCTCGCTCACCCCCATTGCCTGCGCCCCGCATATCGTCCTCAAAGGTCTGCACAAAAGTTACGGTGCCGGGCAGATCCTTCACGGGCTCGACCTGACGTTCAAGGCCGGCGAACTGAGCGTCATCCTTGGCCCGTCCGGCTGCGGCAAGTCGACATTACTGCGCCTGGTGGCCGGCCTGGAAGATGTCAGCGAGGGGCAAGTACTGATGGGCGGTCGGGATGTGACCCTGCTGCCGCCCAAAGAACGCGGCTGCGCCATGGTGTTCCAGAATTACGCGCTCTACCCGCACATGAGCGTGGCCGAAAACATCGGTTACGCACTCAAGCTGGCCGGTGTTTCCCGCAAGGATCGAGCGCAACGCATTCAGGCGTGCGCAGCATCGCTGGGGCTGGAAGATCTGCTGCAACGCAAGCCCGGCGAGCTGTCGGGAGGTCAGCGCCAGCGGGTCGCCATTGGTCGCGCGCTGATCCGCAAGCCGCCGGTGCTGCTGTTCGATGAGCCGCTGTGCAATCTGGACAGCGCCTTGCGTCATGAGATGCGTTTGTTGATCCGTAACCTGCATCAACAGACCGGCGCCACGATTCTCTATGTCACCCACGATCAGACCGAAGCCATGACGCTCGCTGACCGAGTGATGATTCTCAATAAAGGGCACGTCGAACAAGTGGGCACGCCCGCTGATATTTATGCGCAACCGGCCAGCACCTTTGTTGCCGGTTTTATCGGCACACCGCCGATGAACCTGCTGCCTGTGCATTGCCTAGACGACAAGGTGCTGATGCTCGCAGATGGACAGCGCCTGCCCGTCAAGCTTGGCATTGCCTCCAACCGGGCGGGCAAATGGTTGATCGGGCTGCGGCCGGAAGCCTTGACGCTGAACCAGGAGGGCATGACGGCCATCGTGGAGTCCGTGGAAAACCTGGGCAGCCACAGTTTGCTGTATTGCCAACTGGCCGGCACGCGCTGCGTGGTCAGCCTCGCCGGACGCCAGCACCTGACGCCAGGCACCCAGGTTCGACTGGCAATCGGTTCCACCCCCCTGTTGTTCGATATCGAGACCGGCCAACGCCAACTCGCCTCTTTTTCCCAACCCGCCAAGTGA